From one Thermatribacter velox genomic stretch:
- a CDS encoding phosphoenolpyruvate carboxykinase, with protein MTKNHEQFKLVGRKVILKVQDRICDTPEELLSSRLFRVILKKGVERLVEQKSLLLKIFGKEEPGEADLDRLLQVLHFLVKMPLDLVPNLVEGSESFLKHRQLFNDFIEYLYNFWRDFERYLICTSPEGTPALDRRPYRTFNNTVETLAHLVRSVYRDLQENITGEHPWIYRQVRAGTNVAAIAVPKDILLPEGVYRERLSSIPIIRQILLYPPLILDPPMNKRTGQFRKIASNPLEVVDVKPEEWLCYPAKVGPLLVLIYFHEKFYELGFSLCNLFEIATDEDLKRKPDAVYLFGVPGDVLDQLADFPTVFYDDQENNLLIAACPNRDMFGYFGYLKKMVLTLHNVKVMKMGRLPFHGAMVRILLKNGKKATILMIGDTAAGKSETLEAFRILAQDNLSDMTIIADDMGSLEIDAEGKIRGYGTEIGAFLRLDDLQPGYAFGQIDRAIIMSPSRVNARVVIPVTTFSNVIKGWEVDFVLYANNYEEVDEEHPIIERFSSAQEALRVFAEGAVMSKGTTTSTGIVHSYFANIFGPPQYRELHDELAQKYFEAFFKRGVFVGQMRTRLGIPGWERKGPEEVAKELIRILS; from the coding sequence ATGACGAAGAATCATGAACAGTTTAAGCTGGTGGGAAGAAAAGTCATTTTAAAAGTTCAGGACAGAATATGCGACACACCAGAGGAGTTACTTTCCAGTAGACTTTTCAGGGTTATTCTGAAAAAAGGCGTGGAGCGCTTGGTAGAACAAAAGTCGCTCCTTTTGAAGATTTTTGGTAAAGAAGAACCAGGAGAAGCAGACCTGGACCGCTTGTTGCAGGTTCTCCACTTTTTGGTGAAAATGCCACTGGACCTTGTGCCTAACCTGGTAGAAGGTAGCGAATCTTTTTTAAAGCACCGTCAGCTTTTTAACGATTTCATTGAATACCTTTACAACTTCTGGCGGGATTTTGAGCGTTACCTGATTTGCACCTCTCCAGAAGGTACCCCGGCACTCGACCGCAGGCCCTATCGTACCTTTAACAATACGGTAGAAACCTTGGCCCACCTGGTACGGAGTGTATATCGGGACCTTCAGGAAAACATTACCGGAGAGCATCCATGGATATATCGCCAGGTTCGTGCAGGAACCAACGTTGCCGCTATAGCAGTGCCCAAAGATATCCTTTTACCGGAAGGCGTGTATCGGGAGCGACTTTCCTCCATACCAATCATAAGACAAATCCTTCTTTATCCACCTTTAATTCTGGATCCGCCAATGAATAAACGCACCGGTCAGTTTCGAAAGATTGCCAGCAACCCCCTGGAAGTGGTTGATGTAAAACCTGAAGAATGGCTTTGTTACCCTGCTAAAGTGGGGCCGCTTCTGGTTTTGATTTATTTCCATGAGAAGTTTTATGAATTGGGCTTCTCTCTGTGCAACCTTTTCGAAATCGCCACCGATGAGGACCTGAAGCGCAAACCAGACGCTGTGTATCTGTTTGGTGTTCCTGGAGATGTTCTGGACCAGCTTGCAGATTTTCCAACTGTGTTTTATGACGACCAGGAAAACAACCTGCTAATTGCCGCCTGCCCCAACCGGGATATGTTTGGATACTTTGGTTATCTTAAAAAGATGGTGCTCACGCTTCACAATGTAAAAGTTATGAAAATGGGCAGGCTTCCTTTCCATGGTGCAATGGTGAGAATTCTCCTTAAAAACGGTAAAAAGGCTACAATTTTAATGATTGGAGATACTGCTGCTGGAAAATCTGAAACTCTGGAAGCATTCCGTATTTTGGCTCAGGATAACCTCAGTGACATGACCATTATCGCTGACGACATGGGCTCCTTAGAGATAGATGCAGAAGGCAAAATCCGGGGTTATGGAACGGAAATCGGAGCTTTTTTGCGTCTTGATGACCTCCAGCCGGGGTATGCATTCGGGCAGATAGACCGGGCAATCATTATGAGCCCCTCCCGAGTTAACGCGCGAGTGGTAATTCCGGTAACTACCTTTTCCAATGTTATCAAGGGTTGGGAAGTAGATTTTGTGCTCTATGCCAACAACTATGAAGAGGTTGATGAAGAACACCCTATTATTGAACGCTTCAGCAGCGCCCAGGAAGCGTTGAGGGTCTTTGCAGAAGGAGCAGTAATGAGTAAGGGGACTACTACTTCTACGGGAATTGTTCACTCTTACTTTGCCAACATCTTCGGTCCACCCCAGTACAGGGAACTTCATGATGAACTGGCACAAAAATATTTTGAAGCCTTCTTCAAAAGGGGCGTCTTTGTGGGCCAGATGCGGACCCGCCTGGGGATACCTGGTTGGGAAAGAAAAGGACCAGAAGAGGTGGCTAAAGAGCTGATTAGAATTCTCTCCTGA